The genomic stretch AGATACAATAGAGGGCCGTCGACCTCTCATTGTTGTGATATGGCTAAATCTGATCTACAAGTTGATACCTTAAAAGTACCACCCCATTCCATTGAAGCCGAGCAATCTGTGCTTGGTGGTTTAATGCTCGACAACGAAGCATTTGACCGCGTGGCAGAATTGGTGGTGTCTCATGACTTTTACACCAGAACCCATAAGTTGATCTTTGAATCGATGGAAAAGCTGGTGGAATTAGGTCAGCCCATCGACTTAATCACCATTTCTGAGAACTTAGAAAAGAATCACCAACTGGAAACGGTAGGTGGCTTTTCTTATTTAGCTGAAATCGCTAAAAACACCCCGAGTGCTGCCAATATTGATGCCTACGCGAGCATTGTACGCGAGCGCGCCGTGGTGCGCGAGATGATTGGTGTTGCCAACGAAATCGCGGAGGCGGGCTTTAACCCTGAAGGGCGTGATAGCCATGAGCTATTGGACTTAGCCGAAAGTAAAGTGTTTAAAATTGCGGAGCAGCGCTCAAAAAGCACCGAAGGGCCGCAAAGCATTCATAACATACTGGAAAAAACCGTCGATAAAATTGAAGAGCTATACCAGTCGCCGCAAGACGGGGTGACTGGGGTGAGCACCGGCTATGGCGATCTGGATAAGATGACCGCCGGATTACAACCTTCCGACTTAGTGATAGTTGCGGCACGACCTTCAATGGGTAAGACCACCTTCGCCATGAACTTGGCTGAGCACGCGGCTATGACCCAAGACAAGCCGGTGCTTATTTACTCTTTGGAGATGCCCTCCGATCAGATCATGATGAGGATGCTGGCTTCACTAGGCCGTATAAACCAGACCAAGGTACGTACCGGGCAATTAGATGATGATGATTGGGCTCGCTTGTCATCCACCATGGGGCTGTTGATGGAAAAAGGCAAAATGTACATTGACGATGCCTCAGGCCTCACGCCAACCGACGTGCGCTCAAGAGCACGACGTATTGCTCGGGATCACGGCGGCATCAGTATGATCATGGTGGATTACCTGCAACTTATGCGAGTACCGAGTTTATCCGATAACCGTACCTTGGAAATTGCCGAAATATCGCGCTCACTGAAAGCCTTGGCAAAAGAGTTAGAATGCCCAGTTATTGCACTATCGCAGCTGAACCGTACCTTGGAGCAGCGGGCAGATAAGCGACCAGTGAACTCCGACTTGCGGGAATCGGGCTCTATCGAGCAGGATGCCGACTTAATCATGTTTATTTACCGTGATGAAGTATACAACGAAGACAGCCCAGACAAAGGCACAGCCGAGATCATCATTGGTAAACAGCGTAATGGTCCGATTGGTAAGGTTAGGTTAACGTTCCAAGGTCAATACTCACGTTTTGACAACTATGCTGGTCCTGCTATGGACGATGAGTATTAATAATTTACAAGAGTAGTAAGCATGCGATTAGCCTGTGCCGAAATTGACCTAACTGCGTTACAAGCCAACTTGAAGCGCACGCAACAGATGGCGCCCAACAGCAAAATAATGGCGGTGTTAAAAGCCAATGCCTATGGTCATGGTTTAGTGAAGGTGGCACAGCACCTTAACGAAGCCGATGCCTTTGCGGTCGCCCGCATTGACGAGGCGCTGGCACTCAGAGCTGGTGGTATCACCAAGCCGATTGTGCTGCTTGAAGGCTTTTTTCATGCCTCAGACTTACCGATTTTATTGGCTAACAACCTCCAAACAATTGTACATAACATTCAGCAACTAGAAGCCATAGAGCAAGCGCAGCTCGATGCTAAACTCACGGTATGGCTTAAGGTGGATACTGG from Pseudoalteromonas sp. UG3-2 encodes the following:
- the dnaB gene encoding replicative DNA helicase, with amino-acid sequence MAKSDLQVDTLKVPPHSIEAEQSVLGGLMLDNEAFDRVAELVVSHDFYTRTHKLIFESMEKLVELGQPIDLITISENLEKNHQLETVGGFSYLAEIAKNTPSAANIDAYASIVRERAVVREMIGVANEIAEAGFNPEGRDSHELLDLAESKVFKIAEQRSKSTEGPQSIHNILEKTVDKIEELYQSPQDGVTGVSTGYGDLDKMTAGLQPSDLVIVAARPSMGKTTFAMNLAEHAAMTQDKPVLIYSLEMPSDQIMMRMLASLGRINQTKVRTGQLDDDDWARLSSTMGLLMEKGKMYIDDASGLTPTDVRSRARRIARDHGGISMIMVDYLQLMRVPSLSDNRTLEIAEISRSLKALAKELECPVIALSQLNRTLEQRADKRPVNSDLRESGSIEQDADLIMFIYRDEVYNEDSPDKGTAEIIIGKQRNGPIGKVRLTFQGQYSRFDNYAGPAMDDEY